Proteins encoded by one window of Cannabis sativa cultivar Pink pepper isolate KNU-18-1 chromosome 4, ASM2916894v1, whole genome shotgun sequence:
- the LOC115714397 gene encoding U-box domain-containing protein 5 encodes MGTDVAELAGAVSNARSFKVHRLMCLKLKALVERILNIKPKIEDARPRCSTGIQALCTLSQSIDKAKTILDYCRDSSKLYLALTGDVIQSRCNKTKKLIEQSLSQIQDMVPVLLSAEISHMVDNLAVETFDLDHCEEEAGKVLRELIQRGTSSSDSMETSEIRALQLAASRLHILSPKDILIEKRSIQKLLRKVSETDSTKKKILTYFLYLFKKYGNLVIPDQTESASACHRSSFSLENSGNGFVAEVEPRIRYRQHDVENIMMRGVLPEEFRCPISSKLMYDPVVIASGQSYERMWIQKWFDEGHDTCPKTNTKLMHFSMTSNVAMKELISRWCSQNGVKLTDPSTVPEAPQSLEFSSTSIASFGSSMNDIRLQMDFSNISIGSVDNSFSSDSSRNKTTNGLSSAQIDDGFGKFQSPPKNNEPELEFLSNLGELSWEPRCKVVEEVKRQLKCNEKMYYSLSNENFVEPLIAFLRDAHDSNDVNALKNGLQLLLAFVSKNRNEVLYLREDAFDLLTSLLDSSVAGEVFTIMEVLSSYSYCRSKIMASGALASIIRALDSQNRDLQERAVKVLHNLSSNHDVCSHIASFECIPKLVSLLSNKALVEKCLVIMKNLCTSEEARASVAETSGCIAFIAEVLENGSSEEQEHAVDILLSLCSQRIEYCELAMEEEIILPLVNISKNGSDRGQVNALELLRQLGDVRTEPECPALVDLDANKGLSNQTNERRPSKRSAFFSVFSKNNGRRK; translated from the exons ATGGGAACTGATGTTGCTGAACTTGCGGGAGCAGTCTCGAATGCTCGCTCATTTAAG GTTCATCGTTTAATGTGCTTAAAGCTCAAGGCATTAGTTGAGAGAATTTTGAATATAAAACCGAAAATAGAAGATGCACGACCTCGGTGCTCAACAGGAATACAAGCTTTGTGCACATTAAGTCAATCCATCGATAAAGCCAAGACAATTCTGGACTATTGTCGCGACTCTAGTAAACTCTATCTG GCATTAACGGGGGATGTGATACAGTCAAGATGTAACAAAACGAAGAAGTTAATCGAGCAGAGTTTATCCCAAATTCAAGATATGGTTCCAGTTTTACTATCAGCAGAG ATTTCTCATATGGTTGATAATCTTGCGGTGGAAACATTTGATCTGGATCATTGTGAAGAAGAGGCTGGGAAGGTTCTACGGGAGTTGATCCAAAGAGGTACTTCTTCATCAGATTCCATGGAAACTTCTGAAATTAGAGCTCTTCAACTCGCAGCATCAAGGCTCCATATTTTATCACCGAAGGATATTCTAATAGAGAAAAGATCAATTCAAAAGTTGCTGCGTAAAGTTTCTGAGACTGATTCCACTAAGAAGAAGATATTAACATACTTTTTGTATCTATTCAAGAAGTATGGAAACTTGGTCATCCCAGATCAAACAGAAAGTGCCTCTGCTTGTCATCGAAGCTCGTTTTCGTTGGAAAATTCTGGTAATGGCTTTGTTGCTGAAGTGGAACCGCGTATTAGATACAGACAGCATGATGTTGAGAACATAATGATGAGAGGTGTGCTCCCTGAGGAATTTAGGTGCCCCATATCTTCCAAATTGATGTATGATCCAGTTGTCATTGCTTCTGGACAATCATATGAAAGGATGTGGATCCAAAAGTGGTTTGATGAGGGTCATGATACCTGTCCAAAAACTAACACGAAATTAATGCATTTTTCAATGACTTCAAATGTTGCCATGAAGGAATTGATTTCAAGGTGGTGTAGTCAAAATGGGGTCAAGCTTACCGACCCTAGTACAGTACCAGAAGCACCACAGTCATTGGAGTTTTCTTCGACTTCCATTGCTAGCTTTGGGAGTTCCATGAATGACATTCGACTCCAAATGGATTTCAGCAATATATCAATTGGATCTGTAGACAATAGTTTCAGTTCGGATTCTTCACGCAATAAGACAACTAATGGCTTGAGTTCTGCTCAGATCGATGATGGTTTTGGTAAGTTTCAGTCACCTCCTAAAAACAACGAGCCAGAGTTGGAATTTTTATCCAACCTCGGGGAGCTTTCTTGGGAACCGCGATGTAAGGTTGTTGAAGAAGTCAAAAGGCAATTGAAGTGCAATGAAAAAATGTATTATTCTTTGTCAAATGAGAATTTTGTTGAACCACTCATTGCATTTTTGAGGGATGCACATGATTCTAATGATGTAAATGCTCTGAAGAATGGATTGCAGTTATTGTTGGCATTTGTGAGCAAAAACAG AAATGAAGTATTGTATCTACGTGAGGATGCATTTGATCTCTTAACATCACTTTTGGATTCGTCAGTAGCTGGAGAAGTTTTCACCATCATGGAAGTTTTGTCCTCCTACTCTTATTGTAGATCAAAGATCATGGCTTCTGGTGCTCTAGCATCAATTATAAGAGCTCTTGACTCACAGAACCGAGATTTACAGGAGCGCGCTGTAAAGGTTTTGCACAACTTGTCCTCAAATCATGACGTTTGTTCTCACATTGCTTCTTTTGAGTGCATCCCGAAGCTGGTTTCTTTGCTTTCCAATAAAGCTCTTGTTGAAAAGTGTTTAGTTATAATGAAAAATCTCTGCACTTCTGAAGAAGCAAGGGCATCTGTTGCCGAGACTAGCGGATGCATTGCTTTTATTGCTGAAGTTCTCGAAAATGGCAGCTCTGAGGAGCAAGAGCATGCTGTTGATATCCTCCTCTCTTTATGCTCTCAACGAATTGAATATTGCGAGTTGGCCATGGAAGAGGAGATAATCCTTCCTCTTGtcaacatttctaagaatgggAGCGATCGGGGTCAGGTGAATGCATTGGAACTACTCCGACAACTAGGAGATGTTAGAACTGAGCCTGAATGCCCTGCATTAGTTGATCTTGATGCTAACAAAGGCTTAAGCAATCAAACTAATGAAAGAAGACCATCCAAGAGATCAGCATTCTTTTCGGTGTTCTCAAAAAACAACGGGAGGAGAAAATGA
- the LOC115714461 gene encoding anaphase-promoting complex subunit 10 has protein sequence MATETSEGEEEVKITGGNQVLLVDDDLREMGKEAAWSVSSCKTGNGVSSLRDDNLDTYWQSDGAQPHFVNIQFQKKVKLQLVVIYVDFKLDESYTPGKICIRAGDGFHNLKEIKTVELDKPTGWVYISLSGNEARETFVNTFMLQISVLSNHLNGRDTHLRQIKIYGPRPNPIPHQPFQFTSREFTTYSIIR, from the exons ATGGCCACAGAAACGtctgaaggagaagaagaagtgaaGATCACTGGAGGAAATCAAGTGCTTCTCGTTGACGATGATCTCAGAGAAATGGGTAAGGAGGCTGCTTGGAGTGTCAGTTCTTGCAAGACCGGCAATGGCGTCTCATCTCTCCGCGACGACAATCTCGATACTTATTGGCA ATCGGATGGAGCTCAGCCTCACTTCGTAAACATTCAATTTCAGAAGAAAGTAAAGCTTCAA CTTGTTGTTATATATGTGGATTTCAAGCTAGATGAGAGTTATACGCCTGGTAAGATATGTATACGAGCTGGAGATGGGTTTCACAATTTGAAG GAGATTAAGACTGTGGAGCTTGATAAGCCAACTGGTTGGGTTTATATATCATTGTCTGGGAATGAAGCAAG GGAAACTTTTGTCAACACTTTCATGTTGCAAATTTCTGTGTTGTCTAATCACCTTAATGGGAGGGATACTCATCTCCGCCAAATCAAAATTTACGGGCCTCGACC GAATCCTATTCCTCATCAGC